In Gimesia benthica, a single window of DNA contains:
- a CDS encoding alpha/beta hydrolase family protein: protein MPIPQTLKLHRRAWSMLWAVLGCLALISPAVQAESKPMEPLYVDIPEQGEVRFETTSKEDRVPERFHLDPHTFPFQCQFKRMSGPVKVYDVSFPSPVKTEVKENNTVHGHYYQPEGEGPFPACVCLHILGGGFELSEMSANALARQGIAALTIKMPYYAQRRGTGEFSGRRMISFVPEHTAAGMTQAVLDIRRAAAWLASREEVDADRLGVTGISLGGIMSALSSEAEPRFSKVAIYLGGGNLALGIWENPHPHARLFRKQWLEHGGTFESFVKIMSPVDPHTYGHLLKDRDVLMVAAKHDEILPPSTSVALWESIGKQPELVWLDAGHISAALYIFGETQRLTTFFSNWEKK, encoded by the coding sequence ATGCCGATTCCACAAACCTTAAAACTGCATCGTCGAGCATGGAGTATGCTCTGGGCTGTTCTGGGCTGCCTGGCCCTGATCTCACCTGCTGTGCAGGCTGAATCCAAGCCGATGGAACCTCTGTATGTGGACATTCCAGAGCAGGGGGAGGTTCGCTTTGAAACGACCAGTAAAGAAGATCGGGTTCCCGAGCGGTTTCACCTCGATCCGCATACGTTTCCTTTCCAGTGCCAGTTCAAACGGATGAGTGGACCGGTCAAAGTGTATGATGTCAGCTTTCCATCACCTGTGAAGACAGAGGTGAAAGAAAACAATACTGTCCACGGGCATTACTATCAGCCTGAGGGAGAGGGGCCCTTTCCAGCATGTGTCTGTCTGCATATTCTGGGCGGAGGTTTTGAACTGTCAGAAATGTCAGCTAACGCGCTCGCCCGACAGGGGATTGCAGCACTGACGATTAAGATGCCTTACTATGCCCAGCGTCGGGGGACCGGCGAATTCAGTGGCAGACGCATGATTTCATTCGTGCCGGAACATACCGCTGCAGGAATGACTCAGGCCGTGCTGGATATCCGTCGTGCCGCAGCCTGGCTGGCCAGTCGGGAAGAAGTTGATGCAGACCGTCTGGGAGTGACCGGGATCAGCCTGGGCGGAATCATGTCTGCCTTGTCCTCAGAAGCGGAGCCGCGGTTTTCCAAAGTCGCGATTTACCTTGGCGGAGGAAATCTGGCGCTGGGAATCTGGGAGAATCCGCATCCGCATGCCCGGTTGTTCCGCAAGCAGTGGCTGGAACACGGGGGCACGTTTGAGTCGTTCGTGAAAATCATGTCACCCGTCGATCCGCATACTTACGGACACCTGTTGAAAGACCGGGATGTGCTGATGGTGGCTGCCAAACACGATGAGATTCTGCCTCCGTCAACCTCAGTGGCGCTCTGGGAATCAATCGGGAAGCAGCCCGAACTGGTCTGGCTGGATGCGGGGCATATTTCCGCTGCCTTGTATATCTTTGGCGAGACCCAGCGGCTGACGACGTTTTTCTCGAACTGGGAAAAGAAGTAA
- a CDS encoding LptF/LptG family permease: MRLLQRYILFELLRVFTLMITVLTVLLVFVGAFQQATSQGLGALLVLKILPFIVPSMLPFTIPATLLLTVCVVYGRISGDQEITAAKAAGINVLSLLWPSFILGGFLSLSSLLLSDQIIPWAEKNIENTIATELETIFLEKLRSQNQIHDPNSGISITVMGVRDKTLLVPTFRYSPPGKKPVHLQAEEATLEFDLTHQQVILHLAKGHIDFPGKPRFYVEKDSFPFPLPSQTSTAKPRHMSVRSIKSELGDIDNKKSDFEFQRDIEVGMLLALGEFERFQSPEVNADLPQNQHEEKRKNKLKTALSSRFALSCSCFFFVLVGCPFSIAQARRQFLTSFFLVFMPILLFYYPIVLLMMNLSKLGKIEPSWSLWLGNAGLLIVAIHMLRKVLRN; encoded by the coding sequence ATGCGATTGTTACAGCGCTATATACTTTTTGAGTTGTTGCGCGTTTTCACATTGATGATCACGGTCTTAACCGTCCTGCTGGTCTTTGTTGGTGCCTTCCAGCAAGCCACCAGCCAGGGACTGGGTGCGCTGCTGGTGTTGAAAATCCTGCCCTTTATCGTTCCCAGCATGCTCCCCTTTACGATCCCTGCCACGCTCCTGCTGACGGTCTGTGTGGTTTACGGTCGCATCTCGGGTGACCAGGAAATCACGGCAGCCAAAGCGGCCGGCATCAATGTACTCTCATTGCTCTGGCCCTCCTTTATCCTGGGGGGATTTCTGAGCCTGAGTTCGCTGCTGCTCAGTGATCAGATCATTCCCTGGGCGGAAAAGAACATCGAGAATACGATCGCCACCGAGCTGGAAACGATTTTCCTGGAAAAACTGCGTTCCCAAAACCAGATTCATGATCCCAACAGCGGCATTTCCATCACCGTTATGGGGGTCAGGGACAAAACGCTGCTCGTGCCGACGTTTCGTTATTCGCCCCCTGGTAAAAAACCGGTCCACCTGCAGGCGGAAGAAGCGACCCTGGAATTCGACCTCACTCACCAGCAGGTCATCCTCCACTTGGCAAAAGGACACATTGACTTTCCCGGGAAGCCCCGGTTCTACGTCGAGAAGGATTCATTCCCCTTCCCCCTGCCCAGTCAGACCTCGACGGCCAAGCCGCGCCATATGAGTGTCCGTTCCATTAAATCAGAACTGGGCGACATTGATAACAAAAAGAGTGACTTCGAATTTCAACGCGATATCGAAGTCGGCATGCTGCTGGCACTCGGCGAATTCGAACGCTTCCAGTCTCCCGAAGTCAATGCGGACCTCCCCCAGAATCAGCATGAGGAAAAACGCAAGAACAAATTGAAGACCGCTCTTTCCAGCCGTTTTGCTCTCAGCTGCAGCTGTTTCTTCTTCGTTCTGGTCGGCTGCCCCTTTTCGATCGCCCAGGCCCGCAGACAGTTCCTCACGAGCTTCTTCCTGGTCTTTATGCCGATCCTGCTGTTCTACTACCCCATCGTTCTCTTGATGATGAACCTGTCGAAACTGGGCAAAATCGAACCGAGCTGGTCACTCTGGCTGGGCAACGCAGGTCTCTTGATCGTCGCGATCCACATGCTGCGAAAAGTGCTGCGGAACTAA